From Diospyros lotus cultivar Yz01 chromosome 4, ASM1463336v1, whole genome shotgun sequence, a single genomic window includes:
- the LOC127800786 gene encoding kinase-interacting protein 1-like, giving the protein MLQRAASNAYSWWWASHIRTKQSKWLEQNLQDMEEKVHTMLKLIEEDGDSFAKRAEMYYKRRPELIIFVQESFRAYRSLAERYDSISTELQNANNTIASVFPERIQFDMDDDEEGGPPRFPKDLPQAMANNAPSVPKYPKKDLKGLLTSASKELQAKKKSSRAPKPKKTPPKSGLSKSEAVQEIDKIQKEILALQTVKEFVKSSYESGIAKFREIESKVTELQDRVVSLQDEFSVGKVIEDDEARTLMAEAALRSCEEALAQLQEKQERSTEEAKAEFKRVQDARDKLRLIREKFLPGQQANEEKPINKDGSAKANMNLEGLKDEPDHVTPERQELDALREKIKEHFDADSKESISVTELAEKIDELVSKVISLETAVSSQTALIGRLRTETDDLHAQIRTLEDDKANLVDGTITLTKRLREMEEKLKEVQDLNQNVEKQNNNLQTHFTDACSSLDQLSDKILNVKPDEELEPLQEEDVSSERRPQCTKRPTLRRSGDVSSVEVKTREELEKQENISSQGGDSMNSRSPKTIVGDEKNEQVLGISVNNQEQKEEEKVSEVQSNIGLNVISEKQEDPKSLEKVDKQGVSSTADDAVSSEPQEGTIEKYDETDWPQTLLNGLEDKEKILLTEYTSILRNYKDLKKKLSDVEKRNRDSHFEMTVQLRELSAAIAKRDEEIQWLRQKLNLGQENFRENNDLKEGSLLISITSLDDQDAKPEATEDTEASRTPEVPVVNTEEVKLVLIDQGQSMSPIEERLRMNIDAILDENLDFWLRFSTSFHQIQKLKTGFQDLQDEISKLREKEKSSQEESATTDLKSDLKPLYKHLREIQTETTLWIEQGALLKDEVYRRFSSLCNIQEEITESLKAGAAEEEIKFTSHAAAKFQGEVLNMKQENQRVRDELDAGLDHITTLQRNIEDTLVKLDAEFGLSGNHSNSSQWRKSAGQGQGRVPLRSFIFGTKPKRKTSIFSCMNHKNLRPGNLKAGFPL; this is encoded by the exons ATGTTGCAGAGAGCTGCAAGCAATGCATATTCATGGTGGTGGGCAAGCCATATCAGGACAAAGCAATCCAAATGGCTCGAACAGAACCTCCAAG ATATGGAAGAAAAGGTACATACCATGTTGAAGCTCATCGAGGAAGATGGCGATTCATTTGCAAAGAGGGCGGAAATGTACTACAAGAGAAGGCCAGAGTTGATAATCTTTGTCCAAGAATCCTTTAGGGCTTACCGATCCTTAGCAGAAAGGTATGATAGCATATCGACAGAGCTGCAAAATGCCAACAATACCATTGCTTCTGTGTTTCCAGAAAGAATCCAGTTTGATATGGACGATGACGAAGAAGGTGGTCCTCCTAGATTTCCAAAGGACCTTCCACAAGCCATGGCGAATAATGCCCCAAGTGTCCCAAAGTATCCCAAGAAAGATTTGAAGGGTCTCCTCACATCAGCTTCAAAGGAGCTGCAAGCCAAAAAGAAGTCATCAAGAGCACCAAAACCCaagaaaactcctcccaaatcaGGTTTGAGCAAATCTGAGGCGGTTCAAGAGATTGACAAGATTCAGAAAGAGATTTTGGCCCTGCAAACTGTGAAGGAGTTTGTGAAGAGTTCTTATGAAAGTGGGATTGCAAAGTTCAGGGAAATTGAGAGCAAGGTCACAGAACTGCAGGATAGAGTTGTCAGCTTGCAGGATGAGTTCAGCGTGGGGAAGGTCATCGAGGATGACGAAGCTCGGACTTTAATGGCTGAGGCGGCTTTGAGATCATGTGAAGAGGCCTTGGCTCAGTTGCAGGAGAAGCAAGAGAGGTCAACGGAGGAAGCAAAAGCAGAGTTCAAAAGGGTTCAGGATGCTCGTGACAAACTTAGGTTGATCAGGGAAAAGTTCCTTCCTGGCCAACAAGCCAATGAAGAAAAACCAATTAACAAAGATGGATCTGCAAAAGCTAACATGAATCTTGAAGGCTTGAAGGACGAACCAGACCATGTGACACCAGAGAGGCAAGAACTGGATGCGCTAAGGGAGAAGATCAAAGAGCACTTTGATGCGGACTCCAAAGAATCCATCTCTGTGACAGAACTGGCAGAGAAAATCGATGAGCTGGTGAGTAAGGTGATTAGCCTGGAAACTGCAGTTTCTTCTCAGACTGCTCTTATAGGCAGGTTAAGGACAGAAACTGACGATCTTCATGCACAAATTCGGACCTTGGAAGATGATAAGGCAAATTTGGTCGATGGCACAATCACTTTGACCAAGAGGTTGAGGGAAATGGAGGAAAAGTTGAAAGAAGTCCAGGACCTAAACCAGAATGTTGAAAAGCAAAACAACAATCTACAAACACATTTCACCGATGCTTGTTCTAGTCTTGATCAACTATCTGATAAAATACTCAATGTGAAGCCTGATGAAGAGCTCGAGCCATTACAAGAGGAAGACGTTTCCTCTGAAAGGCGTCCCCAGTGCACGAAGCGTCCCACTTTGCGAAGATCGGGAGATGTTTCCTCCGTTGAAGTGAAAACACGAGAAGAGTTGGAGAAACAAGAAAATATCTCAAGTCAAGGAGGTGATTCCATGAACTCCAGATCACCGAAAACAATAGTTGGggatgaaaaaaatgaacagGTTCTTGGTATATCTGTCAACAATCAAGAacagaaggaagaagaaaaagttagCGAGGTGCAGTCAAATATTGGTCTGAATGTGATTTCTGAGAAACAAGAAGATCCAAAATCTCTGGAAAAGGTCGATAAACAAGGCGTGTCCTCGACAGCAGATGATGCTGTTAGCTCTGAACCACAGGAAGGGACAATAGAGAAATATGACGAGACAGATTGGCCACAAACACTCTTGAACGGTTTGGAGGACAAAGAGAAGATTCTGTTGACAGAATATACTTCAATTTTGAGGAATTACAAGGATTTGAAGAAGAAGCTCAGTGATGTGGAGAAGAGGAACAGGGACAGCCACTTTGAAATGACAGTGCAGCTAAGAGAACTGAGTGCAGCCATTGCCAAGAGAGATGAAGAGATTCAGTGGTTACGTCAGAAACTGAACCTTGGGCAGGAAAATTTTCGTGAAAATAACGATTTGAAGGAAGGCAGTCTATTGATCTCCATTACATCTTTGGATGATCAAGATGCTAAACCTGAAGCAACAGAGGACACTGAGGCAAGTAGAACTCCAGAAGTTCCTGTGGTAAATACTGAAGAAGTGAAGTTGGTTTTGATTGATCAAGGTCAATCCATGTCACCAATTGAAGAAAGGCTCAGGATGAACATTGACGCAATACTGGATGAGAACCTGGATTTTTGGCTGAGGTTCAGCACTTCATTCCATCAGATACAGAAACTCAAAACAGGGTTCCAGGATTTACAAGATGAAATATCAAAGCttagggaaaaagaaaagtccAGTCAAGAAGAAAGTGCCACAACAGACCTGAAATCAGATCTGAAGCCCCTATACAAGCACTTGAGAGAAATACAGACCGAAACAACACTGTGGATAGAGCAAGGCGCATTGCTGAAAGACGAAGTGTACCGCAGATTCTCATCTTTGTGCAACATTCAGGAAGAAATAACAGAATCCCTGAAGGCCGGCGCAGCGGAAGAAGAGATCAAGTTCACTAGTCATGCAGCAGCTAAGTTCCAAGGTGAGGTTTTGAATATGAAACAAGAGAACCAGAGGGTGAGAGATGAACTGGATGCTGGATTAGATCATATAACCACGCTGCAACGTAATATCGAAGATACCCTTGTGAAGTTGGATGCAGAATTTGGGCTCTCTGGAAATCACAGTAATTCATCACAGTGGAGGAAATCCGCAGGCCAGGGTCAGGGTCGAGTTCCCTTAAGGTCATTCATCTTTGGAACTAAACCGAAGAGAAAAACATCGATTTTCTCCTGTATGAATCACAAAAATCTAAGACCTGGAAATCTAAAAGCTGGCTTTCCATTGTAA